Proteins encoded within one genomic window of Macaca thibetana thibetana isolate TM-01 chromosome 3, ASM2454274v1, whole genome shotgun sequence:
- the LOC126950696 gene encoding uncharacterized protein LOC126950696, whose amino-acid sequence MRRPPRLCEAATRRRAVQQRAGTGGGSAAAGGGESPPPPAGPGSSTRDRKGPEPRFCRVARSGSLGRVTSRTGRLGPARFAPHDRLPGRESFESEDWLAAPPARGNAARTREPRAGASDTGDAGASAALKAAETQPQPPEAGSLVENYIKCSASPRGCESGEQRAAAADGSAGSVQAWTGKRDCGEKAVQRAADPP is encoded by the coding sequence ATGAGGCGGCCGCCCAGGCTTTGTGAGGCGGCGACGCGACGCCGGGCGGTCCAGCAGCGTGCGGGTACCGGGGGCGGAAGCGCGGCCGCCGGAGGGGGCGAGTCACCGCCGCCCCCCGCGGGACCTGGGTCCTCTACGCGGGACCGCAAGGGCCCCGAGCCGCGGTTCTGCAGGGTCGCCCGCTCCGGGTCGCTCGGAAGGGTGACTTCACGAACCGGTCGTCTGGGGCCAGCGCGTTTTGCCCCCCACGATAGACTTCCAGGACGCGAAAGCTTTGAAAGTGAGGATTGGCTCGCCGCGCCTCCCGCACGGGGGAACGCCGCCCGGACCCGCGAGCCTAGGGCGGGTGCCTCGGATACCGGCGATGCCGGAGCGTCTGCGGCGCTGAAGGCCGCCGAGACCCAGCCGCAGCCCCCAGAAGCCGGCAGCCTGgtagaaaattacataaaatgcaGCGCTTCGCCGAGGGGGTGCGAGTCGGGGGAGCAGCGCGCAGCTGCGGCTGACGGCTCGGCCGGATCCGTCCAGGCATGGACAGGAAAACGGGATTGCGGGGAGAAGGCGGTGCAACGGGCCGCAGACCCTCCCTGA